In Candidatus Polarisedimenticolia bacterium, the sequence CGTAGACGTCCGCGTCCTTCGCCGAGAACTTGCGGATCTCCGCGCGCGTCTTGTTGTAGTCGTTCCAGATCATCAGATGCCGGCCGTCCGGATACGGCTGGAAGTACGGCGGATCCTGAGGATAGATCGTGAGCCCGTGCCGCTTCAGGTCCAGGTCGCGCACCACCTCGCGCCGCAGCAGGCTGATGACGTACGCCGCCGTCGAGACCTTGAACCCCGGCCACGGCTCCTCGGTCACCGACGCCCCCCCCACGAACGCCCGCCGCTCCAGGACCAGGACCTCCAGCCCGCGCGCCGCGAGGTACGCCGACGCCACCAGCCCGTTGTGGCCCCCCCCGACGATCACCACGTCGTGCCGGTCAGCCATCGCGCCTCCGTCCGGGCGCGCGGCTCTCCGGCCCGGCCGGGCGGCCCGCCTCGCGGCGCGGACGCGCCGCCGCCGCCCCCGGCTGCGGCGCTGCCGCCCGCGGCGCCGCCGCCCGGGCCCACGGCGGATCGAGCGCCAGGATGCGCCCCTGCACCGGGCACGACGCAGCGTGGGCCCCCGGCAGGTACCCCGTGCTGATCAGGAACTCTCCGGTGATCTCCCCACCCGTGAAGCGGAACGTCTCCTTGAACAGCTTCACCCACGCGGGCCTGGCCAGCGGATGGTGGGCGTCGAGCCACTCCGCGAACGAGCCGTGCTCCTCGCGTAGCGCCGCAATGCGCCGCGCGTTCTCGATCGCCGCGTCGATCTTCAGCCGGTTGCGGATGATCCCGGCGTCCCGCAGCAGCCGCGCCTTCTCCCTCCGCCCGTACGCCGCGACCCGATCGACGTCGAACCGGTCGTACGCCGCACGGAACGCCGCCCGCTTCTTGAGGATCGTCAGCCAGCTCAGCCCCGCCTGGTTGATCTCCAGGACCAGCCGCTCGAACAGCCCGACGTCGTCGCGCAGCGGGAAGCCGTACTCCCTGTCGTGGTAGGGGCCGTGGAACGGATGCCCCGTCGCGACCTCGCAATAGCTCATGGCGTCCCCGGCGCGCCGCCCGCCGCCCCCTGCTTCGCAGCGGGCGCGCCGCCGACCGGCGGCCGGCCGTACTTCTTCATGATCGCCACCAGCCGGTCCAGAGGCAGCGCGAAGGCCGTGTTGCCGTCGCGCCCCACCGTCGTGGTCGCCATCGCCAGCGCGTTCAGGATGGCCTCTTCGGTCGCCTCGCCCACCGCCTCGAAGAGCGGATTCAGGTGGGAGTCCGGCACCACGGTCAGCGTGTAGGTCAAGGGCTTCGCGTAGTGCGGCACCCGGTTCCCCGTCGAGAACGCCAGGAAGATGTCGCCGCTGCCGTGAGACGAGATCGTCCCCGTGCGCGCCAGCCCCATCGACGCCTTCGAAGCCAGCCGCCGCAGCTTCAGGTGATCGAGCGGCGCGTCGGTCGCCACCACGATGATGATCGAGCCGTCGCCGGCCCCCTCCAGCGGCATCAGGTTGGTGATCTCCCGCCCCACCGGCACCCCCGCCACCAGCAGCTCGCGCCGCCGCCCCATGTTCGCGTTCACCAGGACCCCCACCGTCCAGCCGCCGTCCTCCGAACGCAGAACGCGCGACGCCGTGCCGATCCCCCCCTTGAACTCGTAGGAGATCATCCCCGTCCCCGCGCCCACCGCCCCTTCCATCACGGGCCCCGCGCTTGCCGACTCGATCGCCCGCACCGTGTCCGCGACCGACACGTGCCGCCCGCGCGCGTCGTTGAGCGACGAGTCGTCGCACTCCGCCACCGTCGGCGCCACCACGTCGTCGCCGATGCCGATGTCCGGGTAGCGCTTGAGCATGTACTCCACCACGCCGTCCATCACCTTCCCGATGTTCATCGTGTTGGTCAGCAGGATGGGCACCTCGAGCGCCCCCTGCGTCTCGATCCAGATGCTCCCCGTCATCTCCCCCGTGCCGTTCAGCACCCAGGTCGCCGCCGGGACCTTCTCGCGCCACAGGTCCCCCCCATGCGGCAGGATCGCCGTCACCCCCGTGCGCACCGGCCCCTCCCCCGGCCGCAGCTTCCCCTCGCCGCGGACCAGCGTCACGTGCCCCACACGCACCCCCTTGACGTCGGTGATCGCGTTGTTCGCCCCCGGAGCCATCCGCCCGATGACGATCCCCAGGTCGCGGAGACGCTTGCGAGGAGCGTCCGCCCGGTCCACCCCGGCGCGCGCGGTGGGCGCGCCGGACGCCGCGGGTGCACCGGACGCAGAGGCGGCGCCGGACGTCGCATCTCCCCCGTGGATCAGCACCGCGCGCATCAGCAGGATCGCGCCAATGAAGAGGATGAGCCCGCCGACGGCGATTCCCGTTCCCGCCGGACGATTGCGCCGCGCCATGATCGCGTCTCCCGTTGTTGAAGCCGGTAGCCTCATCCCGATCGCCGGTCCGAGTCAAGGGCAACCCGCCGCGGTTGCGCCCGCCGCGAAGCGGACTACAATCACCCGGCTCCGCCAGAGCAGGAGGACCTCCCCATGCTCTCGACACTCAGGACAGCGAGTCACCGGCCCGCGGCCATCGTGACCGCGCTCTGCCTCGCGACCGCCGTCCCGTCGCAGGCCGCCGCCACCCTGGATCCCAGGACCGCCGCCAGCGGCCTGAAGGAGGCGCTCGGAGTCGGCACCAGCCGATCCGTCGCCCTCCTCGGCCGCCCGGACGGCTATCTGAAGAATCTGGACGTCCGGATCCCGATGCCCCAGAAGCTCCATGCCGTCGACGTCAGCCTCCGGACGATCGGCAAGGGGAACCTGGTCGACGAATTCGTGACCAGCATGAACCGCGCCGCCGAGACCGCCGCCCCCCTCGCCAGGAACGTCTTCCTCGACACCATCAAGCAGATGAGCTTCGCCGACGCCGTGAA encodes:
- a CDS encoding DNA-3-methyladenine glycosylase I, which encodes MSYCEVATGHPFHGPYHDREYGFPLRDDVGLFERLVLEINQAGLSWLTILKKRAAFRAAYDRFDVDRVAAYGRREKARLLRDAGIIRNRLKIDAAIENARRIAALREEHGSFAEWLDAHHPLARPAWVKLFKETFRFTGGEITGEFLISTGYLPGAHAASCPVQGRILALDPPWARAAAPRAAAPQPGAAAARPRREAGRPAGPESRAPGRRRDG
- a CDS encoding P1 family peptidase, whose amino-acid sequence is MARRNRPAGTGIAVGGLILFIGAILLMRAVLIHGGDATSGAASASGAPAASGAPTARAGVDRADAPRKRLRDLGIVIGRMAPGANNAITDVKGVRVGHVTLVRGEGKLRPGEGPVRTGVTAILPHGGDLWREKVPAATWVLNGTGEMTGSIWIETQGALEVPILLTNTMNIGKVMDGVVEYMLKRYPDIGIGDDVVAPTVAECDDSSLNDARGRHVSVADTVRAIESASAGPVMEGAVGAGTGMISYEFKGGIGTASRVLRSEDGGWTVGVLVNANMGRRRELLVAGVPVGREITNLMPLEGAGDGSIIIVVATDAPLDHLKLRRLASKASMGLARTGTISSHGSGDIFLAFSTGNRVPHYAKPLTYTLTVVPDSHLNPLFEAVGEATEEAILNALAMATTTVGRDGNTAFALPLDRLVAIMKKYGRPPVGGAPAAKQGAAGGAPGTP
- a CDS encoding DUF4197 domain-containing protein; this translates as MLSTLRTASHRPAAIVTALCLATAVPSQAAATLDPRTAASGLKEALGVGTSRSVALLGRPDGYLKNLDVRIPMPQKLHAVDVSLRTIGKGNLVDEFVTSMNRAAETAAPLARNVFLDTIKQMSFADAVKIVRGKDHEATDYLRANAGPRLDTLFRPIVAGQLDKVGTTRTFDTMMGRAAALPFGGRVAFDLKAYVTAKALDGMFLMIGREEEKIRKDPVARTTDLLKTVFGGSGETGKKKTPWWEKAVSGGSSSSGA